TATTCCTCACATCATCCATTAACTTTTCTACGTCTTTGTGGAGCACTTCTAGTTTTTGCAGGAGTAATCGTATCAGTTGCATTGCCTAGTATTCTCCACCATGATAAACTTGTTGCAAAAACAAAAGAATCCTCTCTCTTATTGTTTTGTTGGAGCGTTTTTGGAATTATTACCGGTTCTTTCAGTGCTATCCAGTCTGCGATTAATGGTCATCTGAGTGTTATACTTAATTCATCCATCAATGCTGCCTTCTTTTCTTTTTTGATCGGTACAATCTTCTTATGGCTAATTGTTTTAATTAAAGATCGAAAAAGCCTCAAAAATCTAAAGAGTTCGCAAATTGCTTGGTGGAACTGGACTGGCGGTTTGTTAGGCGCTATTTTTGTAACTGGTAATTCTTTCTTAGTTCCACATCTTGGAACGGGGGTTGTAACGGTGATTGTGTTAATTGGAATGATTATCGGAAGTCTCTTGGTTGATCATTTTGGCTTGTTTCTCTCACCGAAGCACCCTGTCCAACTCACACAAATCATCGGGATCATTGTTATGGTAATTGGTGTTGGTATTATCAAATTGTTGTAGAAATTCGTATCATATGGAAAGGATGACAAAATTGAAAATTGGATTTATTGGAACTGGCGTGATGGGTGCTGCAATTGCAGGCCATTTAATAGAGGCTGGTCACAAACTAACTGTCTATAATCGTACAAAAAGTAAAACCGACAAATTAGTCGCTGCCGGTGCAACTTGGGCCGATACTCCGACTGAGGTTGCAAAAAAAAGCGATGTTGTCTTTACAATGGTAGGCTTCCCAACCGATGTCGAGGAAGTTTACTTTGGTAATAAAGGTCTCTTCAAAGGCCTAAAAACTGAAGGAATCACGATTGATATGACGACAAGCCGTCCAAGTTTAGCGGTTAAAATTGCAGACTATGCAAAAAGGCACAATTTCCATGCTGTCGATGCTCCTGTTTCTGGTGGTGATATTGGTGCTCAAAATGCAACATTAACCATAATGGCTGGTGGAGAAGAAGAAACATATAATAAACTTCTGCCACTCTTCAAAGTTATCAGCAAAGCAACTAATCTCTTTGGTGCTGCAGGTTCTGGTCAACATGCTAAGATGGCAAATCAAATAATGATTGCAGGTACAATGACAGGATTAACAGAGATGCTTCTTTATGCCCAACATGCTGGGCTTGATGAACAAAAAATTCTTGAAACACTTTCCGCTGGAGGCGCAAACAATTGGAGCATGACTAACTATGTCCCAAGAATTCTAAAGAATGATTTCACGCCTGGATTCTTTTCTAGACATTTTCTTAAAGACTTACGCATTGCTCTAGAAGAAGCCGACAAAATGGGGCTTGATCTTAAAGCCACTGCTGAAGCTAAACGACTATATGAAGTGATGGTCGATGTTAAAGGTCTTGGAAACCAAGGAACTCAGGGCTTAATCAATATTTATAAATAATAATTACTATAAAAAAACAGCATCTCTAAAAAGATGCGTCTGTATAGAATTATAATTTTTTTCATTTCTATGTCTGGATTTTTTATTTCTTGTCAGCAACAGTTGCTTGAGAGTTTATATAAAGAAATCAACTTATTTTTTAGGCTGGTTTCTTTTTTATTTGAATAGTAATTAAGTTTTGCACAATCTTTTTTCGGAACAAATCCTTATTTTAAAGATTTTTTTATTAAATTGGCTAAAAACCATTGACAATTTGAATATAAATGAGCAAAATCATAGTATACAAAAAAAGTGTCGCCATAAAAATACTTTGTGACAACACCTCTATTAATGCAGATAAGCAGATTTCGAAACTAAAATTGAATTCAGAGCCTAATCAGACTATATAGCCATAGTCAATCTGAGCCCTATTCACAATTCTGGTTTAAAATTTTTCTCTATTTCTCTAGTGATACAAGTCAAAGCGACCCTTAGCAAGCATTTCTTTTACGCCACCAGTTGCAAGTAACGATTTATCCATAATTGCTTTCTTAACAAAAGATGCTGGATAACCTTTAATAGCTGACTTGCCAACCATTCCAAAGGCATGTGTATTCCCAATTGAAGCAACCGAACCCAATGATTTAAAGGCAAACCCTTCAATGTCATTGCCATTCAATTGTGCAAGTAAATGTTTTGCAGCGTAATCGCCCATCTTAAGTGCAACCTGTGCAGTTGTCGGATATGGACGATTACTTTCTTTATCCATAAATGCAGAAACATCTCCGACAATATAAACATTATCAAAGTCAGGATCTGTCAAATTATCACTCACAATAACACGACCACGTCTTTGTGAAAAGCCTGAAGCTTCCATTACTTCACTGCCACTTACACCAGTTGTCCAGATAATCGTGTTTGCAGTAAGTTCCTTGGTAGCACCAGTTTCTTTATCATCTTGATAGATAACTGTATTTGGTTTAATTTCTTTGATTGGCTTCCCAGTAAGGAACTTAATCCCCCAGTTCTTCAAACTAGAGATACCATAGTTAGCCAAATCTTCATCAAACATTGGTAACAAACGTGTAACAGCTTCAACACAATAGATTTCTAATTGGTCAGCAGATACTCCAGCAATCTTAGCCAAAGATGAACGAGACTCAATAAGTGAACCTAAAAGTTCAATACCTGTAAACCCAGCACCGCAAACAACGATCTTTAAATCATCTGGATTCTGAGTCTTACTATAATCTTGCATTTGTACAACAATATGATGGTATACCTTTTCTGCACTTTCGACATCCACCATTTCAAGTGCATTTTCCTCAACTCCAGCAATGCCAAATGACTCTGAGCGAAATCCAAGCGAAACGATTACATAATCATAGTTAAGCACTTGTCCATTATCTAATGTGACCGTCTGTGCTCCACGATCAATCGTCTCAACTTTAGCCTGAATAAATGTTGTCACTGATGGTTTAACAACGTCAGTTATTGTATAAGTAATCTTCTCTTTTGATTGAGTACCCGCAGCAACCTCATGTAAGTCAGTTGCCTCATAGTGGTAATTATTACGATCGATAAGTGTAATATGAAAATCACCTTTGCTTGCTTGCAATCGGTGAAGAGCACGTAATCCTGCGTACCCTGCACCTAAAATAACTATTTCCTTCATTCCTACATCTCCTTCTTCTTAGTTATTAATGAATGGCATGTAAATCAAAAATGTTAATGTTTGACTTACAGCTCCAATGGCGAGTATTTTGATAGCACAGCTAAATGTTTCTTTTTTTACTTGTTTACTCAAAAATAATTTAACTTGTTTAACAATAACTGGCAACACAACCAAGGTCAACAGCATTGTCCAAGGTGCGATTTTCAAAACTACTGCAGCCACCAGAGCAAGTATAGCTACAGAGTTCATTATAACAAATAATTGTAGTGAATGTCTCTTACCAAGATAGTGAACTAGCGTATATCTGTTATTTTTTTCATCTTCTGCAAGATCACAAATGTTATTAGCCAACATTAGATTGGAAATCCACATAGTGTTAGGCAATGAAATTAGTAATATTGCCCCCACATTCATCAAACTCCACGAAAAATTCTGATATGAATTTATATATACACAAATCAATGTAATCATAAATCCCATTGTAGGTCCTGAGAAGACTTCTCCTAAAGGCAAACTTGAAAGTGGCTTAGGACCAGAAGAATAAAAAATTCCCACAAGATAACAAACACCGCCCATTATCAATAACGGCCAACCTGTTATATAAACCAAAATAAAACCGATAATTGCTGACATTGCAATCATCCCAACCATCATCCAGAACACTAATTGTAGGGATAAGTTTTCGCGTCCGATGATATTCGTTTTTCGCTTATAATCATGCTCTTCAGTTGCATTTCGATAATCATTATAATTATCCAGAATATCAACTGCCATATTGAATAAAAACATCGCAATAAAAAACGTAATTAGTAAACCAAGATTCAATGAATGGTAATTAAACCAACTAAAACATGCACCCAGTAAGAATGGTAAAATACTTGCTGTCTTGGCTTTTATTTCAACTAACTCTAAAAAAATTGGAACAGTCAATTAAATCACTCCTTCTCTTTATTATAGCTAAACTGATGATTTTGGTTTAATATAGTGTAGAACATATTATGCTCATAGTTCACCGGAAAGGAATTCAATGTTAATATGCTAGATATATGGTCTCACTATCCAAACGTTGCTCAAAAACTTAATACCGTTAGTTCTTTAATCAATGAACATCTCAGTACTGATAAGCCCGATGTAAAGCAACTACTTGCTGATGCAGCCCAGGAACAAGGGAAAATGTTACGTCCTGGTCTTTTTCTTCTTTTTTCAGAACTTGGAAATAAACATGAACAAAGTGAAGAACAATTACTTAAAATTGCTGCTTCCCTAGAAATATTACATAAAGCCACGCTCATCCATGATGACATTATTGATGACTCTCCTTTAAGACATGGCGTCATTACCATTCAATCTAATTTCGGTAAGGATGTCGCTGTCTATGCAGGGGATTTACTTTTCACAGTATTTTTTGAATTATTGATTGATACTATGAATGGTACAACAATGATGAAAGACAATGCAGCGGCAATGAAAAAACTCTTATTTGGTGAACTTAGTCAAATGCATGCTCGTTTTAATCAAAATCAGACAATTGAAAACTACGTTGAAAATATCAAGGGAAAAACAGCAGAGTTATTTCGCCTAGCATGTCTCGAGGGAGCATACTTTGGCAAGAGTTCGTCTGAAGTAACTCAAATTGCTGCTTCAATCGGTGAGAACATTGGAATTGCTTTTCAAATCTATGATGATATCTTAGATTATACTTCCTCAAGCAAGATTTTGAAGAAACCTGTATTAGAAGATTTAGCCCAAGGTGTCTATACTTCACCACTTTTGTTTGCAATTGCTAAAGACCCACAAGCCTTTGCCCCATTTCTAGATAAGAAACAAAACATTTCAGTTGCTGAAATTAAAAAGGTAAGTAATCTAGTTCATAAACTCGGAGGAGTCAAAGATGCAATTACCTTTGCCCAAAGTTATACAAAAAATGCCTTAGTAGATATTGATAAATTACCACAAAATGAAATCACAATTAGTATCAAGAAACTAACAAACAGTCTCTTGAATCGCAAGTTCTAAAAAATACTTAAGTAACTTGAAGTTAAATGGAAAATTTTGAATTATAGAACACGTTTATACGGCATAATTAGCGAGGCTGGGTCAAAATTCAACTTTTGGCTCATCCTTTTTTTATTTAACCACATAATCACCATGATCAATCGCCAAGAGCTTCTTATAATGCTCATTTGTAGTTGCAAGTTCACTCGGAGATCCTTCAATTTTTAGTTCTCCATCTTCAATAAAAATAACTTTGTCCATCATTGATAACCCTTGCAGATGATGCGTAATCCAAATTATTGTCTTTCCAT
Above is a window of Liquorilactobacillus hordei DSM 19519 DNA encoding:
- a CDS encoding DMT family transporter, whose product is MYLFTIGILIGIFLPMQTAINSRLRVFVTSPFIASTISFSVGTLFLGILVAITHGVLLPSTAIISNQPLWIWLGGILGIIFLTGNILLFPHIGGVQTVIMPILGQILASMLIDNFGLFYSSHHPLTFLRLCGALLVFAGVIVSVALPSILHHDKLVAKTKESSLLLFCWSVFGIITGSFSAIQSAINGHLSVILNSSINAAFFSFLIGTIFLWLIVLIKDRKSLKNLKSSQIAWWNWTGGLLGAIFVTGNSFLVPHLGTGVVTVIVLIGMIIGSLLVDHFGLFLSPKHPVQLTQIIGIIVMVIGVGIIKLL
- a CDS encoding NAD(P)-dependent oxidoreductase; this encodes MERMTKLKIGFIGTGVMGAAIAGHLIEAGHKLTVYNRTKSKTDKLVAAGATWADTPTEVAKKSDVVFTMVGFPTDVEEVYFGNKGLFKGLKTEGITIDMTTSRPSLAVKIADYAKRHNFHAVDAPVSGGDIGAQNATLTIMAGGEEETYNKLLPLFKVISKATNLFGAAGSGQHAKMANQIMIAGTMTGLTEMLLYAQHAGLDEQKILETLSAGGANNWSMTNYVPRILKNDFTPGFFSRHFLKDLRIALEEADKMGLDLKATAEAKRLYEVMVDVKGLGNQGTQGLINIYK
- a CDS encoding NAD(P)/FAD-dependent oxidoreductase, whose translation is MKEIVILGAGYAGLRALHRLQASKGDFHITLIDRNNYHYEATDLHEVAAGTQSKEKITYTITDVVKPSVTTFIQAKVETIDRGAQTVTLDNGQVLNYDYVIVSLGFRSESFGIAGVEENALEMVDVESAEKVYHHIVVQMQDYSKTQNPDDLKIVVCGAGFTGIELLGSLIESRSSLAKIAGVSADQLEIYCVEAVTRLLPMFDEDLANYGISSLKNWGIKFLTGKPIKEIKPNTVIYQDDKETGATKELTANTIIWTTGVSGSEVMEASGFSQRRGRVIVSDNLTDPDFDNVYIVGDVSAFMDKESNRPYPTTAQVALKMGDYAAKHLLAQLNGNDIEGFAFKSLGSVASIGNTHAFGMVGKSAIKGYPASFVKKAIMDKSLLATGGVKEMLAKGRFDLYH
- a CDS encoding prenyltransferase, with the translated sequence MTVPIFLELVEIKAKTASILPFLLGACFSWFNYHSLNLGLLITFFIAMFLFNMAVDILDNYNDYRNATEEHDYKRKTNIIGRENLSLQLVFWMMVGMIAMSAIIGFILVYITGWPLLIMGGVCYLVGIFYSSGPKPLSSLPLGEVFSGPTMGFMITLICVYINSYQNFSWSLMNVGAILLISLPNTMWISNLMLANNICDLAEDEKNNRYTLVHYLGKRHSLQLFVIMNSVAILALVAAVVLKIAPWTMLLTLVVLPVIVKQVKLFLSKQVKKETFSCAIKILAIGAVSQTLTFLIYMPFINN
- a CDS encoding polyprenyl synthetase family protein, which translates into the protein MLDIWSHYPNVAQKLNTVSSLINEHLSTDKPDVKQLLADAAQEQGKMLRPGLFLLFSELGNKHEQSEEQLLKIAASLEILHKATLIHDDIIDDSPLRHGVITIQSNFGKDVAVYAGDLLFTVFFELLIDTMNGTTMMKDNAAAMKKLLFGELSQMHARFNQNQTIENYVENIKGKTAELFRLACLEGAYFGKSSSEVTQIAASIGENIGIAFQIYDDILDYTSSSKILKKPVLEDLAQGVYTSPLLFAIAKDPQAFAPFLDKKQNISVAEIKKVSNLVHKLGGVKDAITFAQSYTKNALVDIDKLPQNEITISIKKLTNSLLNRKF